ACAGCGTGGCCCGTGAGGCTGCTGACGATCCGGCGAAGCTCCCCGTTTCGGATTCCCTGCGCGCGGAAATACTCAGGCGGTCCGCAGCTTACCACGCGAACCCTCGAAACGTGGTGCCGCTTGA
Above is a genomic segment from Longimicrobium sp. containing:
- a CDS encoding addiction module protein — protein: MNAADLLHLSITERLRLAEDLWDSVAREAADDPAKLPVSDSLRAEILRRSAAYHANPRNVVPLDEALARIERALG